One Desulfobulbus propionicus DSM 2032 DNA segment encodes these proteins:
- the panC gene encoding pantoate--beta-alanine ligase, with the protein MDIINTPQEMYAWSRDRAISGKCVGLVPTMGYFHEGHLSLMRRAGTLCDQVVVSLFVNPTQFGPNEDLDRYPRDFERDMDMVRQEKVAAVFAPTPQLMYPQGFQTEIRVKELATYLCGKSRPVHFAGVVTVVTKLLNIVQPEVAVFGEKDFQQLAIIRRLVADLNIPVRIVGHPIVREADGLAMSSRNANLDPANRAAALSLSTALELARAQAARGMRSVAELAPLLERHIHSFAGNVIDYVSFVDCDTLEPMSEINERTVLALAVHVAGKTGQVRLIDNGYLLPRAEG; encoded by the coding sequence ATGGACATCATCAACACCCCTCAGGAAATGTATGCCTGGTCCAGGGATCGGGCAATCTCGGGCAAGTGTGTCGGTCTGGTGCCGACCATGGGCTATTTTCACGAGGGCCATCTCAGCCTGATGCGCAGGGCGGGGACCCTGTGTGATCAGGTGGTGGTCAGCCTGTTCGTCAATCCCACCCAGTTCGGTCCCAATGAGGATCTGGACCGCTATCCCCGCGATTTTGAACGCGACATGGACATGGTCCGCCAGGAGAAGGTGGCCGCGGTCTTTGCCCCGACCCCGCAGCTGATGTATCCCCAGGGATTCCAGACCGAAATACGCGTCAAGGAGCTGGCGACCTATTTGTGCGGCAAAAGCCGGCCGGTCCACTTTGCCGGCGTGGTCACGGTGGTCACCAAGCTGCTCAACATCGTCCAGCCCGAGGTGGCGGTGTTCGGCGAGAAGGATTTTCAGCAGCTGGCGATCATTCGCCGTCTGGTGGCCGATCTCAATATTCCGGTGCGGATTGTCGGCCATCCGATCGTGCGCGAAGCCGACGGCCTGGCCATGAGTTCACGCAACGCCAACCTCGACCCGGCCAACCGGGCCGCGGCGCTCAGCCTGTCGACCGCCCTTGAGCTGGCACGGGCCCAGGCCGCCCGGGGGATGCGTTCGGTGGCCGAGCTGGCCCCGCTGCTGGAGCGGCATATTCATTCCTTTGCCGGCAATGTTATCGATTATGTCAGCTTTGTCGATTGCGACACCCTGGAGCCGATGAGTGAGATCAACGAGCGTACCGTGCTCGCCTTGGCCGTCCATGTCGCCGGCAAGACCGGCCAGGTGCGGCTGATCGACAACGGCTATCTTCTGCCGCGGGCAGAGGGCTAA
- a CDS encoding gluconeogenesis factor YvcK family protein: MAGTRQLKAQLQFLTSQGFSVLDVLPEKSLAEKITALVLDSAAGGISPVVSAIFNKLRQQIESLDSSTTKVVVFGGGTGLSNIIGGDSRRLGWARAPFTGLKQVFPLVSSVVCVTDDGGSTGELQKDVPLIALGDLRHVLIASIRSEALIKGYGLDPVGASRCAAALHALFNYRFISRPDSAVQLLQDTNAVLADVPQPMLVYLRKLTSLLYTDGRLAPTLQRPQCLGNLLLAAAIYKQLDPALTATQLLASHQVVRTATIRGLAELAACLGVRPNAVLPCTTTLSQLQMLYGNGVLVTSEDKSGKARRGYPVDRVLVEFSRPPFLQPEVVRLVQEADIILFAPGSLYTSIIPILQVPGLAEAIRRNRSALKVLVANIWVQKGETDVARDAPDRKFYVSDLIRAYHRNIPGGVRDLFSHVISLDMSDIPGSVLQRYALEDKEPIYIDRNRVRSLGFGSIEARVFSEELLRQRGSIQHDPDALARAIKGLWALQQAGFLVPPAGTEALPAADLVFLGDHPVRSAPCLRYDRIRSQLYALSTELIPAGSLTMVKMTEMERKWLLDRVVEIIWLHPDIPLEHLHFLRGITLVDRGAWKRCQEWDNVFSFYDPHDQRIKIRQDQAQNLNRFEMVLLVALGQSLLGNYAQEKRMDDLMVDGEPVGRVYRLKVREQEQLNSFLEPGDIDAYLRLSRMHRMRGEERLYTRVINPGEGFTPPGLFFGLFYAWYLDNRFAANIEYKMSIMRNTISDLIPEQVRIVERRRRTIDFFRERIFRQRSPLLSGRMP; the protein is encoded by the coding sequence ATGGCCGGAACGCGGCAGCTCAAGGCACAGCTGCAGTTTCTGACATCGCAGGGATTTTCCGTTCTTGATGTCCTGCCGGAAAAAAGCCTGGCGGAAAAGATTACCGCTCTGGTGCTCGACAGCGCCGCCGGCGGAATATCGCCGGTGGTTTCGGCGATATTCAACAAGCTCAGGCAGCAGATCGAATCGCTCGATTCGAGCACGACCAAGGTGGTGGTGTTCGGCGGCGGCACCGGACTGTCCAACATCATCGGCGGTGATTCCCGGCGGCTCGGGTGGGCGCGCGCGCCCTTCACCGGGTTGAAACAGGTGTTTCCCCTGGTCAGCTCGGTGGTTTGCGTCACCGACGACGGCGGCTCCACCGGCGAATTGCAAAAAGATGTTCCTCTGATAGCCTTGGGCGATCTCCGTCATGTGCTGATCGCCTCGATCCGGAGCGAAGCCCTCATCAAAGGATACGGACTCGATCCGGTCGGCGCCAGCCGCTGTGCCGCGGCCCTGCACGCTCTGTTCAACTACCGGTTCATTTCCCGGCCCGATTCGGCCGTGCAGCTGCTCCAGGATACGAACGCGGTCCTGGCCGACGTGCCGCAGCCGATGCTCGTGTATCTGAGGAAACTGACCTCGCTACTCTACACCGACGGGCGCCTGGCTCCCACCCTGCAACGGCCTCAGTGCCTGGGGAATCTTCTGCTGGCGGCGGCGATCTACAAGCAGCTTGATCCGGCACTGACCGCCACCCAGCTGCTGGCCTCGCATCAGGTGGTGCGCACCGCGACCATCCGTGGACTGGCCGAGCTGGCGGCCTGTCTGGGAGTCCGGCCCAATGCGGTCCTGCCCTGCACCACCACCCTGTCGCAGCTGCAGATGCTGTACGGCAACGGGGTGCTGGTCACGAGCGAGGATAAATCGGGCAAGGCGCGGCGCGGCTATCCGGTGGACCGGGTGCTGGTGGAGTTCAGTCGGCCGCCCTTTCTCCAACCCGAGGTGGTTCGGTTGGTGCAAGAGGCCGATATCATTCTCTTTGCTCCGGGAAGCCTGTACACCTCGATCATCCCTATTCTCCAGGTGCCCGGCCTGGCCGAGGCCATCCGCCGCAACCGTTCGGCCCTCAAGGTGCTGGTGGCCAACATCTGGGTGCAGAAGGGAGAGACCGATGTCGCCCGCGATGCGCCGGACCGCAAATTTTACGTCTCCGATCTGATCCGGGCCTATCATCGCAATATCCCCGGCGGTGTTCGCGACCTGTTTTCCCATGTGATCAGCCTCGACATGAGCGATATTCCCGGGTCCGTGCTGCAACGGTACGCCCTGGAAGACAAGGAGCCGATCTACATTGACCGCAACCGGGTCCGGTCGTTGGGATTCGGCTCCATCGAGGCCCGGGTGTTTTCCGAGGAGTTGCTGCGGCAGCGAGGGTCCATTCAGCACGATCCCGATGCCTTGGCCCGGGCGATCAAGGGACTGTGGGCCCTGCAGCAGGCCGGCTTCCTTGTTCCTCCGGCCGGCACGGAGGCTCTTCCCGCCGCTGACCTGGTTTTTCTTGGCGACCATCCGGTGCGGAGTGCGCCGTGCCTGCGCTACGACAGGATTCGCTCGCAACTGTATGCCCTCAGCACCGAGCTGATCCCGGCCGGTTCCCTGACCATGGTCAAGATGACCGAGATGGAACGCAAGTGGCTCCTGGACCGGGTGGTGGAAATCATCTGGCTCCATCCCGACATTCCTTTGGAACACTTACATTTTCTTCGGGGGATCACCCTGGTGGATCGGGGGGCCTGGAAACGCTGCCAAGAGTGGGACAACGTCTTTTCCTTTTACGATCCGCACGATCAGCGGATCAAGATTCGCCAGGACCAGGCGCAAAATCTCAACCGGTTCGAGATGGTCTTGCTCGTCGCCCTGGGGCAGTCGCTGCTGGGCAACTATGCGCAGGAAAAGCGCATGGACGACCTGATGGTGGACGGCGAGCCGGTGGGCCGGGTCTACCGGCTCAAGGTCAGGGAGCAAGAGCAGTTGAACAGCTTCCTGGAACCCGGCGACATCGACGCCTACTTGCGGCTTTCGCGGATGCACCGGATGCGGGGGGAGGAACGGCTGTATACCCGGGTGATCAACCCCGGTGAAGGTTTCACTCCGCCGGGGCTGTTTTTCGGCCTTTTTTATGCCTGGTACCTGGACAACCGTTTCGCGGCCAACATAGAATACAAGATGTCCATCATGCGCAATACCATTTCGGACCTTATCCCTGAACAGGTGCGGATCGTCGAACGTCGCCGGCGGACGATCGACTTTTTCCGCGAACGAATCTTCAGGCAACGATCTCCTCTTCTTTCCGGAAGAATGCCGTGA
- a CDS encoding tetratricopeptide repeat protein: MTEPSAFDSNNIKLQPLQPVGLMEQFNLPPRMIAFIRRNQRPIWGGVIAVVVLSLGIAAYSAYRDHRAARAASALDAAMIASGDKRQLLEQVVQDYGATPSALWAKIELAFLEEREAQRAKAIARLEEVNASLAARSLLKPLIQNKLAGLYENEKQLDKAIAAYTELAAREEFAAEAYRALGRVNEQLGRKEEAAAMYDKYLELVGAQPPVQGKTDPIREMVQFRRNQLNK; encoded by the coding sequence ATGACGGAACCAAGTGCCTTTGATTCCAACAACATCAAACTGCAACCCCTGCAACCCGTCGGCCTGATGGAGCAGTTCAATCTGCCGCCTAGGATGATTGCCTTTATCCGCCGCAATCAGCGGCCTATCTGGGGCGGGGTGATCGCGGTCGTTGTCCTGAGTCTGGGCATCGCCGCCTACAGTGCCTACCGCGACCATCGCGCCGCGCGGGCTGCCTCGGCCCTTGACGCTGCCATGATCGCTTCTGGCGACAAGCGCCAATTGCTGGAACAGGTGGTGCAGGATTACGGCGCCACCCCTTCGGCCCTGTGGGCGAAGATCGAGCTGGCTTTCCTGGAGGAACGCGAGGCCCAGCGGGCCAAGGCCATTGCCCGCCTGGAGGAGGTCAACGCCAGCCTCGCGGCCAGGTCCCTGCTCAAGCCCCTGATCCAGAACAAGCTGGCTGGACTGTACGAAAACGAAAAGCAGCTGGACAAGGCCATTGCCGCCTATACCGAGCTGGCGGCCAGGGAAGAGTTTGCCGCCGAGGCCTACAGGGCCTTGGGGCGGGTCAATGAGCAGTTGGGCAGGAAAGAGGAGGCCGCGGCCATGTATGACAAGTATCTCGAATTGGTCGGCGCGCAGCCGCCGGTGCAGGGGAAGACGGATCCGATTCGGGAAATGGTCCAATTCAGACGCAATCAATTGAACAAATAA
- the xseA gene encoding exodeoxyribonuclease VII large subunit, protein MDDRRVLTVSELNESIRLLLEAQYPFISVGGEISNLHKPYSGHCYFTLKDSGAQIRAVLFKMQQRYLSRFPKDGDHVVCRGRISVYEPRGEYQLIVDTIDHQGAGALQLAFEQLKQRLATEGLFDEHRKRRPPGFPGHITLVTSPRGAAVHDFIHIANRRCPMVRIAVYPVAVQGEQASAEMIRALEEINARVATDLIVLCRGGGSIEDLWAFNDEHLARAIRRSAVPVVSAVGHEIDFTIADFAADLRAPTPSAAAELLTPDSAALRVRINQQDERLRRLLRSRTEGAAQRLLVARRRLESMRHPLERLMLRLDQLTTRLERSLHTTLDARGQRLAHAARTLARLNPVRRVHLYEQRLNEARIRLLRAIRTQYQGKEERFARVAGVLHAVSPLATLERGYAIVRTTEKKQRVVTGYGQVRTGEVVEVLLHRGALQCRVEQVSEEGLGNSGQEDQSRTASTS, encoded by the coding sequence ATGGATGACCGCCGTGTCTTGACTGTGTCCGAACTCAACGAGTCCATCCGCCTCCTGCTGGAGGCCCAGTACCCCTTTATCAGTGTGGGCGGAGAGATTTCCAACCTGCACAAGCCCTACTCGGGTCACTGTTATTTCACCCTCAAGGACAGCGGCGCCCAGATCAGGGCGGTGCTGTTCAAAATGCAGCAACGCTACCTGAGCCGATTCCCCAAGGATGGAGATCATGTGGTCTGCCGCGGCCGGATCTCGGTCTATGAACCGCGAGGCGAATATCAGCTGATCGTCGATACCATCGATCACCAGGGAGCGGGCGCCCTGCAGCTGGCCTTTGAGCAACTGAAACAACGGCTGGCCACCGAGGGGCTGTTTGACGAGCACCGCAAACGCCGCCCACCCGGCTTTCCCGGCCACATCACCCTGGTGACCTCGCCCCGGGGGGCAGCGGTGCATGACTTCATCCACATCGCCAACCGGCGCTGCCCCATGGTGCGAATAGCGGTCTATCCGGTGGCTGTTCAGGGCGAACAGGCCTCGGCCGAGATGATACGCGCCCTGGAGGAGATCAATGCCCGGGTGGCCACCGACCTGATCGTCCTTTGCCGGGGAGGCGGGTCGATCGAGGATCTGTGGGCCTTCAACGACGAGCACCTGGCCCGGGCCATCCGTCGTTCGGCCGTGCCGGTGGTCAGCGCGGTAGGCCATGAAATTGATTTCACCATCGCGGATTTTGCCGCCGATCTACGGGCACCGACACCCAGCGCCGCGGCCGAACTGCTGACGCCGGACAGCGCGGCCCTGCGTGTGCGCATCAACCAGCAGGATGAGCGGCTGCGCCGTCTCCTCCGGAGCCGAACCGAGGGGGCGGCACAGCGCTTGCTTGTGGCCAGACGTCGGCTTGAATCCATGCGTCACCCCCTTGAACGGCTGATGCTGCGGCTCGATCAGCTGACGACACGGTTGGAGCGGTCGCTGCACACCACGCTGGATGCCCGGGGCCAGCGGCTTGCCCACGCCGCCCGCACCCTGGCTCGATTAAACCCGGTCCGCCGGGTCCATCTCTATGAGCAACGGCTCAACGAGGCGCGCATCCGTCTCCTGCGAGCGATTCGTACCCAGTATCAGGGCAAAGAGGAACGATTTGCCAGGGTCGCGGGCGTGTTGCACGCGGTCAGCCCCCTGGCCACCCTGGAACGGGGCTACGCGATCGTGCGGACGACCGAAAAAAAACAACGGGTGGTCACCGGCTATGGTCAGGTCCGCACGGGAGAGGTCGTGGAGGTCCTGCTCCACCGGGGAGCGTTACAGTGCAGGGTGGAGCAGGTCAGCGAGGAAGGACTCGGGAACAGCGGGCAGGAGGATCAATCAAGAACGGCGTCGACTTCCTGA
- the kdsB gene encoding 3-deoxy-manno-octulosonate cytidylyltransferase, producing MSTVESKIIAIIPARYQSNRFEGKPLALIAGKPMIQHVVERAQRVTLLSRVVVATDDERIARAVEAFGGSWVMTRRDHATGTDRLAEAARLLDIADQDVIVNIQGDQPLFSPEIVEQVARPLIDDPSLPMATLIYKIVRPEEITDPNHVKTVFDCHGNALYFSRSPIPFQRDPGDREQPTYYKHLGFYAYRKGFLVTFVGLPEGQWERFEKLEQLRALEFGYSIRVVLTDHDSVEVDTPKDLLRVEELLQATR from the coding sequence ATGAGCACAGTCGAGTCAAAGATTATCGCCATTATCCCCGCCCGTTATCAGTCAAACCGCTTTGAGGGCAAGCCGCTGGCCCTGATTGCCGGCAAGCCCATGATTCAACATGTGGTGGAGCGGGCCCAGCGGGTCACGCTGCTTTCCCGGGTGGTGGTGGCCACCGACGATGAACGCATCGCCCGGGCGGTCGAGGCCTTTGGCGGTTCCTGGGTGATGACCCGGCGCGACCATGCCACCGGCACCGATCGCCTGGCCGAGGCGGCCAGGCTGCTCGACATTGCCGACCAGGATGTGATTGTCAATATACAGGGGGATCAACCCCTGTTTTCCCCGGAAATTGTCGAGCAGGTGGCCCGGCCGCTGATCGACGATCCCTCCCTGCCCATGGCCACTCTGATCTACAAGATTGTCCGCCCGGAGGAAATCACCGATCCCAACCACGTCAAGACCGTGTTCGACTGTCACGGCAATGCCCTCTACTTTTCCCGCTCGCCCATCCCCTTCCAGCGCGATCCCGGCGACCGGGAACAGCCGACCTATTACAAGCATCTCGGTTTCTATGCCTATCGCAAAGGATTTCTGGTGACCTTTGTCGGTCTGCCCGAAGGTCAATGGGAGCGGTTTGAAAAATTGGAGCAATTGCGCGCCCTGGAGTTCGGCTATTCCATCCGGGTGGTGCTGACCGATCACGATTCGGTGGAGGTCGACACACCCAAGGATCTGCTCCGGGTGGAAGAGTTGTTGCAGGCGACGCGGTGA
- the cobT gene encoding nicotinate-nucleotide--dimethylbenzimidazole phosphoribosyltransferase — protein sequence MNNTQAVSFLDATLRKVYPQDFEYRQLAEERLEQLTMPRWALGDLLDLAVDLAGMTRSLRPPVARKKVVIMVGDHGVTAEGVSKYPPEVTAQMVRNFVRGGAGINALARQAGAGVCVVDVGARDDFADLVREGAIMAKKIGHGTANMVYGPAMTRTHAVMAVEAGIEVANALAAEVDVLGAGEMGIGNTTPSTAIAAVFTGRKVAELTGRGTGIDDIQLANKIAVIEKALTRNKPNAKDGLDVLAKVGGFEIGAIAGLILGAAAHRKPVIVDGFISTAGAMIASSLEPFVRDYLICAHRSAEPGHGALLDALRLRPLLDLNLRLGEGSGAALAMNVVEAAVAILTEMATFAEAGVAGPR from the coding sequence ATGAACAACACGCAAGCCGTCAGTTTTCTGGATGCCACCTTGCGCAAGGTGTATCCGCAGGATTTTGAATACCGCCAGTTGGCCGAGGAACGCCTGGAGCAGCTGACCATGCCCCGTTGGGCCCTGGGCGATTTGCTGGATCTGGCCGTCGACCTGGCCGGCATGACCCGTTCACTGCGGCCGCCGGTAGCCCGCAAGAAGGTGGTGATCATGGTGGGCGATCACGGGGTGACCGCTGAGGGGGTGTCGAAATATCCGCCGGAGGTGACCGCCCAAATGGTGCGCAACTTCGTCCGTGGCGGGGCCGGGATCAATGCCTTGGCCCGCCAGGCAGGGGCCGGGGTGTGCGTGGTCGATGTCGGGGCCAGGGATGATTTTGCCGATCTGGTGCGGGAAGGTGCGATCATGGCCAAGAAAATTGGACATGGCACCGCCAACATGGTCTATGGCCCGGCCATGACCCGGACCCATGCGGTCATGGCGGTCGAGGCGGGAATCGAGGTGGCCAATGCTCTGGCCGCCGAGGTCGATGTCTTGGGCGCCGGCGAAATGGGTATCGGCAATACCACCCCGAGCACCGCCATCGCGGCGGTGTTCACCGGCAGGAAGGTGGCTGAGCTGACCGGTCGGGGCACCGGCATCGACGATATCCAGTTGGCCAATAAGATCGCGGTGATCGAAAAAGCCCTGACCCGCAACAAACCCAATGCCAAGGACGGCCTCGATGTGCTGGCCAAGGTCGGCGGTTTTGAGATCGGCGCCATTGCCGGCCTCATTCTCGGTGCGGCCGCCCACCGCAAGCCGGTGATTGTCGACGGGTTCATTTCCACCGCCGGGGCGATGATCGCTTCTAGCCTGGAACCCTTTGTCCGCGACTATCTGATCTGCGCCCATCGCAGCGCCGAACCGGGTCATGGGGCACTGCTGGATGCATTGCGGCTTCGGCCCCTGCTTGATCTCAACCTGCGCCTGGGCGAAGGGAGCGGGGCGGCCCTGGCCATGAATGTAGTGGAGGCGGCCGTGGCCATCCTCACGGAAATGGCCACCTTTGCCGAAGCCGGCGTAGCCGGACCCCGATAA
- a CDS encoding class I SAM-dependent methyltransferase, with translation MAVSPLSLALLAEPHSSANRVQVLAEALGVPVVSEPLAADLLLRFTSDHLELCKPGDPELPGALWVDFASPAARRRVSRPGDELLVRAAKVRHTVQPLLIDATAGLGRDGFLLAASGFRVWMFECNPVVAALLADGLQRAAADPRLGEVASRIRLRAANALDLWPTLTERPEVIYLDPMFPQRTKTAKVKQELRLLQLLDQKTEPPEELLRAALALAIRKVVVKRPLKGPFLADRLPSYTLKGKAVRFDVYVGTGKETLPS, from the coding sequence ATGGCCGTCTCGCCCCTCTCCCTGGCCCTGCTCGCCGAGCCGCACAGTTCGGCCAACCGTGTCCAGGTCCTGGCCGAAGCCCTCGGCGTTCCGGTGGTCAGCGAGCCTTTGGCCGCCGATCTGCTGCTGCGGTTCACCTCCGATCACCTGGAACTGTGCAAACCCGGCGACCCGGAGCTGCCCGGAGCCCTATGGGTCGATTTTGCCAGCCCGGCTGCCCGCCGCCGTGTGTCGCGGCCGGGTGACGAACTGCTGGTCCGGGCGGCCAAGGTGCGCCACACTGTTCAGCCGCTGTTGATCGATGCCACCGCCGGACTTGGCCGGGACGGCTTTCTCCTTGCCGCCAGCGGCTTTCGGGTGTGGATGTTCGAGTGCAACCCCGTGGTCGCAGCCCTGTTGGCGGACGGTTTGCAGCGGGCCGCAGCCGATCCCCGGCTAGGCGAGGTCGCATCGCGAATCCGCCTGCGGGCAGCCAATGCTCTCGACCTTTGGCCGACGCTGACCGAACGGCCGGAGGTGATCTACCTGGACCCCATGTTTCCGCAGCGGACCAAGACAGCAAAGGTCAAGCAGGAACTGCGTCTGTTGCAGCTCCTTGACCAAAAAACCGAGCCTCCGGAAGAGCTGCTGCGGGCGGCTCTCGCCCTTGCAATCAGGAAGGTGGTGGTCAAGCGACCGCTCAAGGGACCGTTTCTCGCTGACCGGCTCCCTTCCTATACACTCAAGGGCAAGGCGGTGCGTTTCGATGTCTATGTGGGGACGGGGAAAGAAACACTGCCCTCCTGA
- a CDS encoding DegT/DnrJ/EryC1/StrS family aminotransferase gives MPGFEIFGAEEKQQVLEVLDSGVLFRYEFAAQRNNVWKVLEFERAFAAYTGAAHAQAVTSGTAALKVALAALGVGAGDEVVTQGFTFVATWEAILDCGAIPVFTEVDWTLNMDPADLEKKITPRTKAIIPVHMMGAQARIGEIKAIADRHAIPVIEDTAQAAGGRLNGRHLGTFGAVGTFSFDAVKTMTTGEGGMCITNDAGLWQRMSEYHDHGHDHVPNPGGRGGEGRPFIGFNYRMMEIQGAIGLAQLAKLDTIVAEQKKNKQFFQEAVRVLPGVRFREILDPEGDSATFLTFMLPDKERTTAVNQVLRDQGVGAVRWSENGWHYYPNWEHLLEGKTYCQGGWPFAAHGKRRIVYDPQALPQSAAILERTLTYQVPILLADEQKAKIAAALQQAARI, from the coding sequence GTGCCTGGTTTTGAAATTTTTGGAGCAGAAGAAAAACAGCAGGTTCTCGAGGTGCTGGACAGCGGCGTGCTGTTTCGCTACGAGTTTGCCGCCCAGCGGAACAATGTGTGGAAAGTACTGGAATTCGAACGGGCCTTTGCCGCCTATACCGGAGCCGCCCATGCCCAGGCGGTGACCTCCGGAACCGCGGCTCTCAAGGTCGCCCTGGCGGCGCTGGGCGTCGGTGCCGGGGACGAGGTGGTCACCCAGGGCTTCACCTTTGTCGCCACCTGGGAAGCGATCCTCGACTGTGGCGCCATCCCGGTGTTCACCGAGGTGGATTGGACCCTCAACATGGACCCGGCCGATCTGGAGAAGAAGATTACCCCCAGGACCAAGGCGATCATCCCGGTGCACATGATGGGTGCCCAGGCCCGAATTGGGGAAATCAAGGCCATTGCCGACCGCCACGCCATCCCGGTGATCGAGGATACGGCCCAGGCGGCCGGCGGCCGGCTGAACGGTCGCCACCTCGGCACCTTTGGCGCGGTGGGCACCTTTTCCTTTGACGCGGTCAAGACCATGACCACCGGCGAGGGCGGCATGTGCATCACCAATGATGCCGGCTTGTGGCAGCGGATGTCCGAGTACCACGACCACGGCCACGACCATGTGCCCAACCCCGGCGGCCGCGGCGGCGAAGGCCGGCCGTTCATCGGCTTCAACTACCGGATGATGGAAATTCAGGGGGCCATCGGTTTGGCCCAATTGGCCAAGCTGGACACCATTGTCGCGGAACAGAAGAAGAACAAACAGTTTTTCCAAGAGGCGGTGCGTGTGCTGCCTGGGGTTCGTTTTCGCGAGATCCTCGATCCCGAGGGCGATTCCGCCACCTTCCTCACCTTCATGCTGCCGGACAAGGAGCGGACCACGGCGGTCAACCAGGTACTGCGCGACCAGGGCGTGGGCGCGGTTCGCTGGAGCGAGAATGGCTGGCATTACTATCCCAACTGGGAGCATCTGCTCGAGGGCAAGACCTACTGCCAAGGGGGCTGGCCCTTCGCCGCCCATGGCAAACGGCGCATCGTCTACGACCCGCAGGCCCTCCCCCAGTCGGCCGCAATCCTCGAACGCACACTCACCTATCAGGTGCCGATCCTGCTGGCCGATGAACAGAAGGCCAAGATCGCCGCGGCCCTGCAACAGGCTGCCCGGATCTAA